From the Neoarius graeffei isolate fNeoGra1 chromosome 1, fNeoGra1.pri, whole genome shotgun sequence genome, one window contains:
- the LOC132889340 gene encoding ankyrin repeat domain-containing protein 9-like, whose amino-acid sequence MDDTYKESRFLSLLFYQAVRDHKPVWMLEDMRNREIFHWEEDTRHQTYTPSEALLYAIVHDHRAYAQYLLNQFSDGALAMPGDSFCCCPSSAPHLTMAVHYDRKDIMALILQVAHTMPTLRSYMNRGGCKHLENGKTPLHLACELSHAAAIVMLLGHGASPQAEDHDGMTPLDLVLKQLWTTKVNTGARMLCLESLLMFMPELRFNMKSSLEKDPQRWSKVLGEEMLNYLIAKIPGTLFLMAMQKVLSQLPPKEFPKSLDKLPIPTFLKPIT is encoded by the coding sequence ATGGATGACACATATAAGGAGAGCAGATTCCTCTCTTTACTTTTTTACCAAGCTGTTCGGGACCATAAACCTGTATGGATGTTGGAGGACATGCGCAACAGGGAGATATTTCACTGGGAAGAAGACACCCGGCACCAGACATACACTCCTTCTGAAGCACTTCTGTATGCCATCGTGCATGACCACCGAGCTTACGCACAGTATTTGCTGAATCAGTTCTCAGACGGGGCTCTTGCAATGCCAGGCGACTCTTTCTGCTGCTGTCCGTCATCTGCTCCACACTTGACCATGGCTGTCCACTACGACAGGAAGGACATCATGGCTCTCATCCTTCAGGTGGCACATACAATGCCCACTCTGCGCTCATACATGAACCGAGGTGGTTGCAAACATCTGGAGAATGGCAAAACTCCACTCCATCTGGCATGTGAACTGTCGCATGCAGCAGCCATCGTAATGTTATTGGGACATGGTGCTTCACCACAAGCTGAGGACCACGATGGTATGACACCACTGGATCTCGTCCTCAAGCAGCTCTGGACCACCAAAGTGAACACAGGTGCCAGAATGTTGTGCCTTGAGAGCTTGCTCATGTTCATGCCTGAGTTGCGGTTCAACATGAAGAGCTCACTGGAAAAGGATCCACAGCGCTGGTCCAAAGTACTGGGAGAGGAGATGTTGAACTATCTAATCGCAAAAATTCCAGGAACACTCTTTCTTATGGCTATGCAAAAAGTCCTGTCTCAATTACCTCCGAAAGAATTTCCAAAAAGCCTGGACAAACTGCccattccaacttttctgaaacccaTCACATAG